AAAGATATTGATCTAGCTTTAACAGTTTTGGATGAAGATAAGAAGCTTGATAAGCTTGAGGAGGACGTCGAAGAGGCTGCTATCTTAATGATTGCCAAGCAGCAGCCAGTCGCATCTGATTTGCGTCATATCATATCTGCTATCAAGATTTCTTCAGAGATTGAACGTGTGGGTGATTATGCGAAGAATATCGCCAAAACAGCCATTCGATTAGCGAAAGAAGAACGGCCGTTTGAAAATGCTGCTGTGGCTGAAATGCATGAAATTGGCCTAAGGATGATGGCGATGTTCAAAGAGGCCTATGTGGAAGAAAACCTTACAATGGCTAAGGAACTCGCAGAGCTTGATGACCGTATGGATGAGCTTTACGGGCAAGTCATCAAGTCTATCTTAAATGCGTCTCCTAAAGGGAATGATTCACGAAATCAAAACTCTCAGCTATTATTCCTCGTACGCCATTATGAAAGAGCAGGAGACCATATTACCAATCTGGCTGAGGATATTTTGTATATGGCAAAGGGCAGACGATATCACCTGAATGACTGATAAGGTTGCATGGAAATCCCCCCTCGAAAAGCGCTATTCCTTTTGTATCTGGATTATGGCGCCTTTTGAAGGGGGGATTTTTTGTGATTAAGTCAAAATCCGCGGAAGCTGTACTGAGCTCTCTTTCATGAGGAGATGAGGCAGCCGAATTCCAGAGGAGTTCCAGCCGGTATGAATCATTGAGAGCTAGGTATGGAAGGGGGTAAGTAGAAAATTTTGGAATACTAATCAGTCTTCCTATTGGAACTCAAAGAACTGATTAAGACTGTTTATAGAGCTGGTTTGAAAAAAGGCAGGCAAGGAAATAGAAAACAAATAACTCGGGAAGGGAAGCGGAAATATGCAAGAACGAAAAAGAATTCGTGTCAATGATGAAATGATTAGTTATTTTTTGAGTGAGAAGGCCGTTCATATTGATAATAACGATGCACTAAAACGGGCTATATTAAAGCCTCAAGCAGCCGCTGAAATGGCTCGGGTAATTTTGGATGATCATCAGAAACAGTTTAATCACGAGCTCCCAATCACTTCGACTTCTCTAGCGGCAGAAATTTACGGGCATGTTTTTCCGGAGAAGCTAGCCGAAGCCATAAAGAAAATCCCGATGCCAGATAAATTTGAAGATGTGCTTAATAAAATTATGGAAAAAACTGATGTAATCGATGCAGGACACGAATCGATAGATGGGAATCGGAAAATCTGGGATGCAGTATCTAAGATTATTCCTTTACAATAATACACTTCAAGGAATGTTCATGAAGTGACATCATTCTGCCATATGGCCCCTCCTATTCCTTCAAGAGTAAATTTTTGGAGAACGAAATCCAATCTTCGACAATATGCGTTTATTGTCAATGAGCTTACCGGATGATAGGATTTAATGGAAGAATATAGTAATCGAACAGGAGGGTGTACCGCTTGGATAAATTAGGGAAACTTAAAATTTCAGAAAATCGTGCACGCAGCTATAGGAAATTATCAGAAGCGACACCAGGGGGGATTGTTCCTTATTTATGGCGGGAGCCCAGTGAAACCCAAGAAAATCTTTCCGTGGGAATTCAAATGAATCATAATAAACAAGTTGATCGAATAGATGTTATCTGCAAGAATGATTCTCCCCGCCCTATTTCCTTTAAGGTATTTTTTGTGACAGAGAGGACAAGTCCTGTTTCAGCCTGCTTTTATAGCCCCACTGATGCGCTTGTATATTTCTATGAGGATGACCAGATTGTTCTTTTGAATGGACATGACAGAGCGAGTATATCCATCATGGAACAAAGAAGCAGGAATGCAGTATTTGAAGCGATGCAAAGGGGAACTGTTTTGCCTTCACCGCTAGCGCGCGGCTATGTCATTTGTGCGACTATGTACCAGCGAAATTTGCTTCCTGGAGAGGTTTCCATGCTCTCTAATTGGACTGTTAGAGGGGAAACGAAAGAAGATGCCATGCTTCTTGATTTTCTCATCAAAAATCAGACTAGCATTTATCAATGAAAGGTGGTATTATAGAAAAGTCGTATCAAATGAAGTTATGAATGAACTGGAGGGACTCACATGCGTGTAAACATTACATTAGCTTGCACAGAGTGCGGTGAGCGTAATTATATCAGCACAAAAAATAAACGTAATAACCCTGATCGCCTTGAGCTAAAAAAATACTGCTCAAGAGAAAAGCGTACTACTACGCACCGCGAAACAAAATAAGCAGCAGGAGATTACTCTCCTGTTGCTTTTTTTATATGGAAGATTATGGAAAGATAGCGAGGAAATGGGAATGTCAAAAGGTAGATTACGATCAGAATATCTGCGTCTATTGGATGATTACCCAAAGGAGAAGCGCAGCAAGAATACATACCAGATCACAAATTCTTTGGTCAATCATCCTGTTTGGAAAGAAAAGTACATAATTGCTGTTACACTTGCACGTTATCCTGAGATTGACACGAGTGCAATCATTGAGAGAGCATGGGCGGACGGAAAACAAATCGTCATCCCAAAATGCAAGCCAAAAACACGGGAGATGGATTTTTATCTATATGAGGAAGGAACTGAACTTGAATCGGTCTATCATGGACTGCTTGAGCCAAATCCCGTGAAAGCGAAGAAAAAAAGCGCAGAGAGCATTGATTTGGTCATTGTTCCAGGGCTTGCCTTTACTTCTCGGGGATATCGGCTCGGGTTTGGAGGAGGCTATTATGACCGATTCCTCTCAAGTTATTCAGGCGAGACGCTCTCA
This DNA window, taken from Pradoshia eiseniae, encodes the following:
- the phoU gene encoding phosphate signaling complex protein PhoU encodes the protein MVVREKFEGELQELKVNVIKMSDMAVVALEKAYKALLEKDIDLALTVLDEDKKLDKLEEDVEEAAILMIAKQQPVASDLRHIISAIKISSEIERVGDYAKNIAKTAIRLAKEERPFENAAVAEMHEIGLRMMAMFKEAYVEENLTMAKELAELDDRMDELYGQVIKSILNASPKGNDSRNQNSQLLFLVRHYERAGDHITNLAEDILYMAKGRRYHLND
- the rpmG gene encoding 50S ribosomal protein L33, producing the protein MRVNITLACTECGERNYISTKNKRNNPDRLELKKYCSREKRTTTHRETK
- a CDS encoding 5-formyltetrahydrofolate cyclo-ligase — encoded protein: MSKGRLRSEYLRLLDDYPKEKRSKNTYQITNSLVNHPVWKEKYIIAVTLARYPEIDTSAIIERAWADGKQIVIPKCKPKTREMDFYLYEEGTELESVYHGLLEPNPVKAKKKSAESIDLVIVPGLAFTSRGYRLGFGGGYYDRFLSSYSGETLSIAFSEQVTNHLPVEPFDVPVNYLLTERGIMACD